The Amycolatopsis methanolica 239 nucleotide sequence TGGTGGCGTCCTCGTTCAAGTCCGATGTGGACGTCACGGCCGCGGAGCCGGAGTTCCTGTTCCAGCCCACGCTGGAGAACTACCGCAGCCTGTTCACCGGGGCCAACAACCTCGGCCCCTACATCTGGCACAGCGTGCTCGCGTCCGGGATCTCCTCGGCGCTCGCCGTCGCGATCGGCGCGCTGGCCGGCTACGGGCTCGCCGGGACCCGCATGCGGGCCAAGAAGCACGTCGCGTTCTGGATCATCTCGACCCGGATGGCGCCGATCGCCGTCGTGGTGCTGCCGCTGTTCCTGCTGTTCCGCGGCGCGAACCTGATCGACAGCATCCCCGGGCTGATCCTGGCGTACCTGACGTTCAACCTGCCGTTCGCGATCTGGCTGATGAGCGCGTTCTTCGCCGAGGTGCCGCCGTCGGTGGAGGAGTCGGCGCTGGTCGCGGGCTGCACGCGGTGGCAGGCGTTCTGGCACGTCGTGCTGCCGCTGACCAAGTCGGGCCTGGTGACTACCTTCGTGCTGTGCCTGGTGTTCTCCTGGAACGACTACGCGTTCGCGCTGGTGTTCAGCGGTCCGCACTCGCAGACCCTGCCGATCGCCGCCGACCAGCTCGTGACGCAGACGGGAATCGACTGGGGCCAGCTCACGGCCATCGGCACTATTGTGGTGTTGCCGATGATCGCGGCCGGTCTCGCCGTGCGCCGGTGGCTGGTCACCGGCCTGACGCTGGGAGCCGTGACAGGTGAGTGAAGTGCCCGCGACGATGAAGGTCGCCGTGCTGTACGGGATCCGCGACATCCGCGTCGAGGAGCGTCCCGTGCCGGAGCCTGCGCCGGACGAGGTGCTGATCCGGGTCGCCTCCGTCGGCACCTGCGGTTCCGACGTGCACTACTACGAGCACGGCCGCATCGGGGACTTCGTCGTCGAGCAGCCGCTGGTCCTCGGCCACGAGCCCAGCGGCGTGGTCGTCGCCAGGGGCAAGGACGCGCAACGGCACGAGATCGGCGCGCGGGTGGCGCTCGAACCCGGCGTGCCGTGCTCGGTGTGCGCCGAGTGCAAGGCGGGCCGCTACAACCTGTGCCCGCGCATGCGGTTCTTCGGCACGCCGCCGATCGACGGTGCGTTCTGCGAGTACGTGGTGCTGCGCGAGGACTTCGCGCACCCGGTGCCGGACGAGCTCAGCGACGACGCGGCCGGACTGCTCGAACCGCTGTCGGTGGGCGTGTGGGCGAGCCGCAAGTCCCGCGTGGCGCCGGGCAGCCGCGTGCTGATCACCGGAGCCGGCCCGATCGGGCTGGTCGCGACGCAGACCGCGCGGGCGTTCGGCGCGAGCGAGGTCGTGGTCACCGACGTCAACCCGCGCCGCCTGCAAGTGGCGGAGGAGCTGGGCGCGACCGCGACGATCGACGTGTCGCGGGAGAGCCTGGCCGACGCCGGGTTCGAGCCGGACGTGCTGCTCGAATGCTCGGGCGTGCCCGCCGCGGCCGGGCAGGCGATCCGCACGGTCGCCCGCGCCGGCCGCGTCGTGCTGATCGGCATGGGCGGCGACGAGATCCCGCTGCCGCTGGCGCACGTGCAGAACTTCGAGCTGAAGGTCACCGGTACGTTCCGGTACGCGAACACGTGGCCGACGGCGATCGCGCTGGCCGCGGGCGGTGAGGTCGACCTGGACCGCCTGGTCACCCACCGGTTCGGGCTGGACGAGGTCGAGCAGGCCCTCACCATCGCCGGGAAGGACGACTCGGTCATCAAGGCGGTGGTGCGTGCCTAGACCGTCCGACGCCGAAGTCGAGCAGCGCCGCCAGGAGGTCCTGCGGCACGTGATCGACTGCGGTGAGGTGCGCATCGACCAGCTGACCGAGCAGTTCGGGGTCAGCCTGATGACGATGCACCGCGACCTCGACGACCTCGCCGAGCGGCGGCTGCTGCGCAAGCTGCGCGGCAAAGTGGCGGCGTACCCCGCGCTGACCATGGAGACGGCGAAGCGCTTCCGGGAGAACCTCAACCTGCCGGTGAAGGAAGCGTTGTCGGCGCTGGCGTTCGAGCAAGTGGCGGCGGGGCAGACGGTGTTCGTCGACGACTCGACGACGTTGTTCCCGCTGGTCCGCCGGTTCCCGGAGCTGGGGCGGCTGGTGGTGATCACCAACTCGCTGGAGGAGGCCCGTATCCTCGGCGAGGCGGATGGCGTCGAGGTGCTGCTGCTCGGCGGCCGCTACACGGAGTTCGACTCGTGCAGCGGCCCGGACACCGTCGTCGCCCTTGGCCGGATGCGCGCCGACGTTGGGTTCGTCTCCGCGACCGCGGTCGCAGGCGGGCGGCTGTACCACCCGGTGCGCGACTACGCCGACCTCAAGACGGCCGCGCTGGCCGCGTCGAACCGGAACGTGCTGGTGGTCGACCATTCGAAGTTCGGCCGCACGGCGACCTACGACTACGGTGACGTCGGCGCCTACGACGTCGTGATCACCGACGACATGACGCCTGCCGACGAGATCGCCGCGATGCGCGCGCTCGGTGTGGAAGTGCTGGTGGCCGAAGTTCCGGAGGGATCATGACGGACAAGCTCGTGGCCGGGGTCGACTCGTCCACCCAGTCGACCAAGATCGTCGTCTGCGACGCGGAGACCGGCGCGGTCGTGCGCACCGGCCGTGCCGCGCACCCGGACGCGACCGAGGTGGACCCGCGCGAGTGGTGGCGGGCGTTCACCGAGGCCAGCGACGGGTTGCTGGACGGTGTCCAGGCGCTCGGCGTCGGTGGTCAGCAGCACGGCATGGTGACGCTCGACGAGGACGGCGAGGTCGTGCGGCCGGCGTTGCTGTGGAACGACACGCGCTCCGGGCAGGCGGCTGAGGACCTGGTGCGGGAGCTGGGCGGCCCGGCGGCGTGGACCGAGGCGGTCGGCTCGGTGCCGGTCGCCAGCTTCACCGTGACGAAGCTGCGGTGGCTCGCGGAGAACGAGCCGGAGCTGGCCGACCGGGTGGCCCGCGTGGTGCTGCCGCACGACTGGCTGACCTGGCGCCTGACCGGCGGCGAGGCGGTGACCGACCGCGGCGACGCGTCCGGCACGGGTTACTTCTCTCCGGCGGAGGGCGTGTACCGGCGGGACATCCTCAAGCACGCGTTCGGCGGGCGGGACCCGGAACTGCCGCGGGTGCTGGGCCCGGCGCAGGTGGCCGGGCGGACGCCGGACGGGGTGCTGGTGTCGGCGGGCACGGGCGACAACATGGCCGCGGCGCTGGCGCTCGGTCTCGGCGAGGGCGACGTCGTGGTGTCCCTGGGCACGAGCGGCACGGTGTTCGGCGTGTGCGAGACGGCGTCCGCCGACGCCACCGGGCTGGTCGCCGGTTTCGCCGACGCGACCGGCCGGTTCCTGCCGCTGGCCTGCACGCTCAACGCGGCGCGCGTCCTGACCGCGACGGCCGCGATGCTGGGCACCGACCTGGCCGGGCTCGACCGGCTGGCGCTGGCGGCCCAGCCGGGCGCCGAGGGGCTGACGCTGCTGCCGTACCTGGACGGCGAGCGCACCCCGAACCTGCCCACCGCGGCCGGTTCGCTGCACGGCCTGCGCCGGGGCAACATGACGCCGGAAAACCTGGCGCGCGCCGCGGTCGAAGGGATGCTGTGCGGCCTGTCGGCGGGCCTCGACGCGGTGGCGGCGCAAGGCCTGGCCGCCCGGCGGGTGCTCCTGATCGGCGGGGCGGCCCAGTCCGAGGCGGTGCGGGCCATCGCGCCCATCGTGTTCGGGGTGCCGGTGGTGGTGCCGGAGCCGGCGGAGCACGTCGCGCTGGGGGCCGCGCGCCAGGCGGCCTGGGCGCTGGCGGGAGGTGCCGAGCCGCCGGTGTGGGAGGCCAAGGCGCAGGTGACGCTGGAGCAGCCGCAGTCGCCCGAGGTCGGGGACGAGATCCGCGGCAGGCACCTGGCGGTGCGACAGCTGGTGCACGATGTGCCGGTGCTGGGGGCGTGAGGTAGGGGAGGGACCGACGAGCTCGCCCGGCGCAGGACGCGCAGGCATCCGGGACGCGAGGGCCGACCGCGCCCCGCTTGGGGTACCGGGTGCCCGACAGCGGGCCGGCAGCGCGAGTGAGCTGCCCCACGCTCGCAGGCATTGCCAGCACCCAACCGCCACCGGCAACGCGAGCCCCCGACCACACCCCAGGCCTCCCCCGCCCCCGATCCGCAGCCGATGTTTGGTCGCCGACCACGGGTGTCAACGTACTCGTTCCCGCCTTGACACCCCTGCTCGGCGACCAATACACACTCGACGTAAGGGGGCGGGGGAGGCCGGCACCCGGCCCGGCCCGCGACGCCGTGAGGCGTCCTTCCCGCCCGCAGGGCGCCCGGCGGCCCGGACGTGGGAAAATGGGCCCCGATGAGCCCCGATCTCCCCCGCGCCGAGGTTGTCGTCGACCTGGCTGCCCTGCGGCACAACGTCGCCCTGCTCGCGAGCCGGGCGGCGGTTTCCGGTGCCGCCACGATGGCGGTCGTGAAGGCCGACGGCTACGGCCACGGCGCGGTCCCCGTCGCGCGCGCCGCGCTGCAGGCGGGCGCGACCTGGCTAGGCGCCTGCTCGCTCGGCGAGGCGCTCGCGCTGCGCGAGGCGGGCCTCACCGCGCCCATCCTGGCCTGGCTCGACCTGCCGGCCACCGACTTCGCGCCCGGCGTCGCCGCGGACGTCGACCTCGCGGCCAGCTCCCGGGCGGAACTCGCGCGCATCGCCGACGCCGCCCGTCGTACCGGCAAGCGCGCCCGGGTCCACCTGAAGATCGACACCGGGCTGTCCCGCAACGGCTGCCCCGCCGCGGACTGGCCCGCCCTGGTGAAGGAGGCCGCCGGGGAGCCGGAGGTCGAGGTGGTCGCGATCTGGTCGCACCTCGCGTGCGCTGACGAGCCGGGCCACCCGTCGATCGACCAGCAGGCCGAGCGCTTCGCCGCGGCGTACGAGATCGCCCGCGAGGCCGGCCTGAAACCGTTGCGGCACCTGGCGAACTCGGCCGCCACCCTGAACCGGCCGGACCTGCACTTCGACCTCGTCCGCCCGGGCATCGCGATCTACGGCCTCAACCCCAACCCGGAGCCCGGGGACCTGCGCCCGGTGATGACGTTCCGCTCGTCGGTCGTGCTCACCAAACGGATCCGCGCCGGCGAGTCCGTCTCTTATGGACACACGTGGACCGCGCAGCGGGACACCACGCTCGCCCTCGTGCCCACCGGGTACGCGGACGGGGTGCCGCGCACGCTGTCCGGCCGGATGGACGTGTGGCTGCACGGCAAGCGCCGTCCGGTCGCCGGTCGCGTGTGCATGGACCAGCTGGTCGTGGACTGCGGTGACGACGAGCCGCCGCTGGGCACGGAGGTGGTCCTGTTCGGCGACGGTGCGCGGGGCGAGCCGACCGCGCGCGAATGGGCCGACAAGATCGGCACCATCGACTACGAGATCGTCACCGGCATGTACCGGCCCCGGATCCGGCGGCGGTACCTGGGGGAGGACGTCTGATGGTGTCCCGCCGGATGCTCACCGTGCTCGGCGGTGCCGCCGCGCTGGTCACCGGCACCGCGGCGGCCACCATCGCGGTGACCGCGCCGCAGCAGCGCCAGCGGGACCACCTCACCGGTGAACGGCTCGGCACCCTCGACCCGGACCGCACCTCCACGGTCGCCGCGGACGACGGCACCCCGTTGTCGGTGTCCGAGATCGACCCGGCCGACGGCGGCAAACCCGAGCTGACCGTGGTGGGTGTGCACGGGTTCGCGTTGTCGCAGCTGAGCTGGCACTTCCAGCGCCGCGACCTGGCCTTGCTCACGTTGCCGCGCGTGCGGCAGGTCTACTACGACCACCGCGGGCACGGCGCGTCCGGCCCGGCGAACGAGAAGACCAGCACCATCGAACAGCTGGCCCGTGACCTCGACGCGGTGCTGCGCGCCGTCGCGCCGGAAGGGCCGATCGCGCTCATGGGGCACTCGATGGGCGGCATGGTGGTCATGGAGCTGGCCCAGCAGAACCCGGAGTTGTTCGCCGAGCGGATCTGCGGGGTCGCGTTCATCGCGACCGCGGCCGGCGAAGTGGGCCGCAAGGGGCTGCCGCGCGGGCTGCTGTCCAAGTACAACCCGCTGACCCGCGGGGTCGGCGAGCTCGCCGGGTGGCAGCCGGGGCTGGTCGAGTTCGTGCGGGCCGCGGGCGGGCAGCTGACCCGGCAGGCCGTGCGGCTGCTCGCGTTCGGCTCCCGCGACGTCGACCCGCGCGTGGTCGACTTCATGCTCGAAATGCTGGCTGTGACGTCGGTCAAGGAGCTGGTCGGGTTCGTCGACACGCTCGGCAGCCACAACCGGTACGCCGCGCTCGCGGGTCTGAAGCACGCGCACGTGCTGGTGATCGGCGCCGACACCGACCGGTTCACGCCGTACTCGCACGCGGAGCGGATCGCGGCGGAGCTGCCCGACGCCGAGCTGGTGCGGGTGCGCGGCGCCGGGCACATGGTGCAGCTCGAACAGCCCGAGGTGGTCGACAGCCACCTCATCGACCTGGTACAGCGGTGCGCGGGTGTGACGGACGAGTCCCGTCCGCGGCGGATGTGGCGGTGGTTGAACCAATGAGCATCGAG carries:
- a CDS encoding alpha/beta fold hydrolase; translated protein: MVSRRMLTVLGGAAALVTGTAAATIAVTAPQQRQRDHLTGERLGTLDPDRTSTVAADDGTPLSVSEIDPADGGKPELTVVGVHGFALSQLSWHFQRRDLALLTLPRVRQVYYDHRGHGASGPANEKTSTIEQLARDLDAVLRAVAPEGPIALMGHSMGGMVVMELAQQNPELFAERICGVAFIATAAGEVGRKGLPRGLLSKYNPLTRGVGELAGWQPGLVEFVRAAGGQLTRQAVRLLAFGSRDVDPRVVDFMLEMLAVTSVKELVGFVDTLGSHNRYAALAGLKHAHVLVIGADTDRFTPYSHAERIAAELPDAELVRVRGAGHMVQLEQPEVVDSHLIDLVQRCAGVTDESRPRRMWRWLNQ
- a CDS encoding carbohydrate ABC transporter permease, with amino-acid sequence MTSAIDRTPLRARLGVRAVVIVGLLWTLVPLVWMVASSFKSDVDVTAAEPEFLFQPTLENYRSLFTGANNLGPYIWHSVLASGISSALAVAIGALAGYGLAGTRMRAKKHVAFWIISTRMAPIAVVVLPLFLLFRGANLIDSIPGLILAYLTFNLPFAIWLMSAFFAEVPPSVEESALVAGCTRWQAFWHVVLPLTKSGLVTTFVLCLVFSWNDYAFALVFSGPHSQTLPIAADQLVTQTGIDWGQLTAIGTIVVLPMIAAGLAVRRWLVTGLTLGAVTGE
- a CDS encoding DeoR/GlpR family DNA-binding transcription regulator; protein product: MPRPSDAEVEQRRQEVLRHVIDCGEVRIDQLTEQFGVSLMTMHRDLDDLAERRLLRKLRGKVAAYPALTMETAKRFRENLNLPVKEALSALAFEQVAAGQTVFVDDSTTLFPLVRRFPELGRLVVITNSLEEARILGEADGVEVLLLGGRYTEFDSCSGPDTVVALGRMRADVGFVSATAVAGGRLYHPVRDYADLKTAALAASNRNVLVVDHSKFGRTATYDYGDVGAYDVVITDDMTPADEIAAMRALGVEVLVAEVPEGS
- the alr gene encoding alanine racemase yields the protein MSPDLPRAEVVVDLAALRHNVALLASRAAVSGAATMAVVKADGYGHGAVPVARAALQAGATWLGACSLGEALALREAGLTAPILAWLDLPATDFAPGVAADVDLAASSRAELARIADAARRTGKRARVHLKIDTGLSRNGCPAADWPALVKEAAGEPEVEVVAIWSHLACADEPGHPSIDQQAERFAAAYEIAREAGLKPLRHLANSAATLNRPDLHFDLVRPGIAIYGLNPNPEPGDLRPVMTFRSSVVLTKRIRAGESVSYGHTWTAQRDTTLALVPTGYADGVPRTLSGRMDVWLHGKRRPVAGRVCMDQLVVDCGDDEPPLGTEVVLFGDGARGEPTAREWADKIGTIDYEIVTGMYRPRIRRRYLGEDV
- a CDS encoding NAD(P)-dependent alcohol dehydrogenase — encoded protein: MPATMKVAVLYGIRDIRVEERPVPEPAPDEVLIRVASVGTCGSDVHYYEHGRIGDFVVEQPLVLGHEPSGVVVARGKDAQRHEIGARVALEPGVPCSVCAECKAGRYNLCPRMRFFGTPPIDGAFCEYVVLREDFAHPVPDELSDDAAGLLEPLSVGVWASRKSRVAPGSRVLITGAGPIGLVATQTARAFGASEVVVTDVNPRRLQVAEELGATATIDVSRESLADAGFEPDVLLECSGVPAAAGQAIRTVARAGRVVLIGMGGDEIPLPLAHVQNFELKVTGTFRYANTWPTAIALAAGGEVDLDRLVTHRFGLDEVEQALTIAGKDDSVIKAVVRA
- the xylB gene encoding xylulokinase, with amino-acid sequence MTDKLVAGVDSSTQSTKIVVCDAETGAVVRTGRAAHPDATEVDPREWWRAFTEASDGLLDGVQALGVGGQQHGMVTLDEDGEVVRPALLWNDTRSGQAAEDLVRELGGPAAWTEAVGSVPVASFTVTKLRWLAENEPELADRVARVVLPHDWLTWRLTGGEAVTDRGDASGTGYFSPAEGVYRRDILKHAFGGRDPELPRVLGPAQVAGRTPDGVLVSAGTGDNMAAALALGLGEGDVVVSLGTSGTVFGVCETASADATGLVAGFADATGRFLPLACTLNAARVLTATAAMLGTDLAGLDRLALAAQPGAEGLTLLPYLDGERTPNLPTAAGSLHGLRRGNMTPENLARAAVEGMLCGLSAGLDAVAAQGLAARRVLLIGGAAQSEAVRAIAPIVFGVPVVVPEPAEHVALGAARQAAWALAGGAEPPVWEAKAQVTLEQPQSPEVGDEIRGRHLAVRQLVHDVPVLGA